A window of Fodinibius salinus contains these coding sequences:
- a CDS encoding iron ABC transporter permease, which produces MNEDPIHNRRGGYSLYFVLLATAVVVLFVLNLALGSVDIPIGDIVAILGGGEVGNGAWHKIVINIRIPRAVTAILAGSALSVGGLQMQTLFRNPLAGPSVLGITAGASLGVAIVMLAAGTITSIFAIQQFSALGSWLIVGAASAGAAGVLLLILLISIKVRDNVTLLIIGLMIGNITIAVVSVWQYFSSPEQIQDYLIWTFGSLGGVPLNQLWILGAVTIVGGGLALALSKPLNGLLLGENYARSMGLSVTASRIWIIVSTSLLAGGITAFCGPIGFVGIAVPHLTRSLLGTNDHRVLIPATLLMGALLLLACDIIAQVPGSSTTLPISAVTSMVGSPVVIWVIIQRKNLKASF; this is translated from the coding sequence ATGAACGAAGACCCCATACATAACCGAAGGGGAGGTTATTCGCTATATTTTGTACTGCTAGCCACTGCGGTTGTAGTACTCTTTGTGCTTAATCTGGCACTTGGTTCGGTAGACATCCCCATCGGAGATATTGTGGCAATATTAGGTGGTGGAGAGGTAGGTAACGGGGCATGGCATAAGATTGTAATCAATATTCGTATTCCCCGGGCTGTAACAGCTATTTTGGCAGGGAGTGCGCTCTCGGTGGGAGGATTGCAGATGCAAACATTGTTTCGCAACCCGCTGGCGGGTCCTTCGGTATTGGGAATTACCGCAGGTGCCAGTTTGGGAGTAGCTATCGTAATGCTTGCTGCCGGTACAATCACCAGTATTTTTGCCATCCAACAGTTCTCGGCGCTTGGCAGCTGGTTAATCGTAGGTGCTGCCAGTGCCGGTGCCGCAGGGGTGTTGCTTCTGATCTTATTGATATCCATAAAGGTACGGGATAATGTAACCTTACTTATCATTGGACTTATGATTGGCAATATTACCATCGCCGTGGTAAGTGTTTGGCAGTATTTTAGTAGTCCGGAGCAAATTCAGGATTACCTGATTTGGACCTTTGGAAGTCTTGGCGGTGTGCCGCTCAATCAGCTGTGGATTCTAGGAGCTGTAACAATTGTGGGCGGTGGACTAGCACTGGCTTTATCAAAACCGTTAAACGGTTTGCTGCTGGGTGAAAACTACGCTCGCAGCATGGGCCTGTCGGTTACCGCTTCGCGCATCTGGATTATTGTAAGTACCAGTCTGCTGGCTGGTGGAATTACAGCCTTTTGTGGTCCCATTGGGTTTGTAGGTATAGCAGTGCCGCATCTAACGCGTTCGTTGCTGGGTACTAATGATCACCGCGTGCTTATTCCAGCAACTTTGCTGATGGGTGCACTGTTGCTGTTGGCCTGTGATATCATTGCACAAGTGCCCGGCTCATCAACTACGCTGCCCATTAGTGCAGTCACTTCAATGGTAGGTTCTCCTGTCGTTATTTGGGTCATTATTCAGCGAAAAAATCTAAAGGCCTCATTTTGA